The region CACCTACGGCCCGTGCGGACAAGAGGATGCGGTCCGCGATGTGTGCAGGCGTGAACTCACCCCACTGGTCGACGAAACCCATGTCGACGAAGCGGGAAATCTGGTCGGCCTGATCCGCGGCGGTGGCGGCGGAGCGCCCATCCGCGTGATGGCCCACATGGACGAGTTGTCGATGCTGGTCAAACGGGTCGAATCGGACGGCACCCTGCACCTCACGCAATTGGGGACGATGTATCCCGGCAACTTCGGTCTCGGTCCGGTGGCCGTGCTCGGCGACCGGGAGACGCTGTGCGGAGTACTCACGCTGGGCTCGGAGCACACGACCAGTGAGAGTCGGCAGATCTGGGAAACCAAACCCGACGGCGGCGACAAGGCGCTGGACTGGACACACGTCTACGTCTTCACGGGCCGCACCACGGACGAGTTGTCGCGCGCGGGGATACGCCCCGGCACGCGGGTATGCGTGGACAACAGCAAGAGAACACTCGTCGAGTTCGGCGATTACCTCGGCTGTTACTTCATGGACGACCGCGCGGCGATCGTCGCGCTGCTCGACGCCGCGCGGCAGATGCGGGCCGCGGGAAAGCGCCCGGTGCGCGACGTCTACCTGGTCTTCACCACGGACGAAGAGATCGGCGGCATCGGCGGGTCGTATGGCAGTCGGACATTGCCCGGCGATCTGACCCTCGCGCTCGAGGTCGGTCCGACCGAGGCGGAATACGGCACGACTGTCGGCGGCGGACCGATCGTCGGCTACAGCGACGCGCAGTGTGTGTACGACAAGGATGTCGCCGACGAATTGTTCTCTGTGGCAACGGATTTAGGCTTAGCTCCGCAACCTGCTGTGCTCGGTGCGTTCGAGTCCGATGCCTCGCACGCAAAGGCCGGTGGTTTGACCGCGCGGGCCGGATTGCTGTGCCTTCCCACGCTGAGCACGCACGGATACGAAGTCATTCGACGCGACGCGATCCCGGCGATGAGCAAGGTG is a window of Mycobacterium sp. 3519A DNA encoding:
- a CDS encoding M42 family metallopeptidase, whose protein sequence is MTDQGFSRDLLQELLFTYGPCGQEDAVRDVCRRELTPLVDETHVDEAGNLVGLIRGGGGGAPIRVMAHMDELSMLVKRVESDGTLHLTQLGTMYPGNFGLGPVAVLGDRETLCGVLTLGSEHTTSESRQIWETKPDGGDKALDWTHVYVFTGRTTDELSRAGIRPGTRVCVDNSKRTLVEFGDYLGCYFMDDRAAIVALLDAARQMRAAGKRPVRDVYLVFTTDEEIGGIGGSYGSRTLPGDLTLALEVGPTEAEYGTTVGGGPIVGYSDAQCVYDKDVADELFSVATDLGLAPQPAVLGAFESDASHAKAGGLTARAGLLCLPTLSTHGYEVIRRDAIPAMSKVLVGFLPS